Proteins encoded together in one Pseudomonas oryzicola window:
- a CDS encoding DUF1329 domain-containing protein — MNKTRSLLKAGVLGLSLLATSVMAAVSADEAAKLGSTLTPMGAEKAGNADGSIGPWEPLSKSAGSADGRGFLSDPYGSEKPLFTITAQNADQYKDKLSPGQLAMLKRYPDTFKIPVYKTHRGSTVPADVFAAIKENATKTTLVEGGNGLNNFRTAVPFPIPKSGLEVIWNHITRYRGGSVSRLVTQATPQQNGSFNPVYFSDQFVFRERMKDYDPNNPGNILFYFKQEVTAPARLAGTVLLVHETLDQVKEPRKAWIYNAGQRRVRQAPQVSYDGPGTAADGLRTSDNLDMFNGAPDRYDWKLEGKKELYIASNAFKLDDPKLKYTDIIKAGHINQDLARYELRRVWHVVATLKPGQRHIYAKRDFYIDEDTWQAAVIDQYDGRGQLWRVSEAHAQPYYNVEVPWYTLEAIYDLQSGRYLALGMKNEEKRAYDFGFSASKADFQPAALRQSGIR, encoded by the coding sequence ATGAACAAGACCAGAAGTCTGCTGAAGGCCGGTGTACTGGGCCTGTCCCTGCTGGCGACCAGCGTCATGGCTGCGGTATCCGCCGACGAGGCGGCCAAGCTGGGCAGCACCCTGACCCCGATGGGCGCCGAAAAGGCCGGCAACGCCGACGGTTCGATCGGCCCATGGGAGCCGTTGTCGAAGAGCGCCGGCAGCGCCGACGGCAGGGGCTTCCTGTCCGACCCGTACGGCAGCGAAAAGCCGCTGTTCACCATCACCGCGCAGAATGCCGACCAGTACAAGGACAAGCTCTCGCCGGGCCAGCTGGCCATGCTCAAGCGCTACCCGGACACCTTCAAGATTCCGGTATACAAGACCCATCGCGGTTCCACGGTACCGGCTGACGTGTTCGCCGCCATCAAGGAAAACGCCACCAAGACCACTTTGGTCGAAGGCGGCAACGGCTTGAACAACTTCCGCACCGCTGTGCCGTTCCCGATTCCGAAAAGCGGCCTGGAAGTGATCTGGAACCATATCACCCGCTACCGCGGTGGCAGCGTCAGCCGCCTGGTGACCCAGGCCACCCCACAGCAGAATGGCTCGTTCAACCCGGTGTACTTCTCCGACCAGTTCGTCTTCCGCGAAAGGATGAAGGACTACGACCCGAACAACCCGGGCAACATCCTGTTCTACTTCAAGCAGGAAGTGACTGCGCCTGCACGCCTGGCAGGGACCGTGCTGCTGGTGCACGAAACCCTCGACCAGGTGAAGGAACCGCGCAAGGCGTGGATCTACAACGCTGGCCAGCGCCGCGTGCGTCAGGCGCCGCAGGTGTCGTATGACGGCCCGGGTACCGCCGCCGATGGCCTGCGTACCTCGGACAACCTGGACATGTTCAACGGCGCGCCAGACCGCTATGACTGGAAGCTCGAAGGCAAGAAGGAGCTGTACATCGCTTCCAACGCCTTCAAGCTCGACGACCCCAAGCTCAAGTACACCGACATCATCAAGGCCGGGCACATCAACCAGGACCTGGCGCGTTACGAGCTGCGTCGCGTGTGGCATGTGGTCGCCACCTTGAAGCCGGGCCAGCGGCACATCTATGCCAAGCGTGACTTCTACATCGACGAAGACACCTGGCAGGCAGCGGTAATCGACCAGTATGACGGCCGTGGCCAGCTGTGGCGGGTGTCCGAGGCCCATGCCCAGCCGTACTACAACGTGGAGGTACCGTGGTACACCCTGGAGGCTATCTACGACCTGCAGTCGGGCCGTTACCTGGCCCTGGGCATGAAGAACGAAGAGAAACGCGCCTACGACTTTGGCTTCAGTGCCAGCAAGGCGGACTTCCAGCCAGCGGCATTGCGCCAGTCGGGTATTCGCTAG
- a CDS encoding DUF1302 domain-containing protein, producing the protein MKSANPFWRRAKLPLAVSLASTLASPAFAVSFNIGEIEGQFDSSLSIGASWSTANPNKNLIGVNNGGKGLSQTSDDGHLNFKKGETFSKIFKGIHDLELKYGDTGVFVRGKYWYDFELKDEGREFKDISDSNRKEGAKSSGAELLDAFVYHNYSIGDQPGSVRLGKQVVSWGESTFIGGGINSINPIDVSAFRRPGAEIKEGLIPVNMFYISQSLTDNLSAEAFYQIEWDQTVVDNCGTFFSQPDIIADGCTDNLRVLNSSRTVPGAAQQFLASRGVNINEEGVMVRRGADRDARDSGQFGVAMRYMFEPLDTEFGAYFMNYHSRAPIFSATGAPPSVFGGLSALPAQLRALAPLIVAGNSEYFVEYPEDIRLYGLSFSTTLPTGTAWSGELSYRPNAPVQLNTTDILFAGVRPIGGALSNASLLSGTPGQDLHGYRRKEITQFQTTLTHFFDQVMGASRMTVVGEVGITHVGGLESAHDTRYGRDPVFGPGPLPSTGGANTCQALNASTIAGAGAGASTANLSRNCENDGFTTSTSWGYRARVIWDYNDVFAGVNLKPSVAWSHDVSGYSPGPGANFEEGRKAVSLGLDAEYQNTYTASLSYTNFFDGEYTTVDDRDFVALSFGVNF; encoded by the coding sequence ATGAAATCTGCAAACCCGTTCTGGCGCCGGGCCAAGTTGCCCTTGGCCGTCAGCCTTGCTTCCACGCTCGCAAGTCCTGCTTTCGCTGTCAGTTTCAACATTGGTGAAATCGAAGGCCAGTTCGACTCGTCGCTCTCCATCGGCGCCAGCTGGTCGACGGCCAACCCCAACAAGAACCTGATCGGGGTGAACAACGGCGGCAAGGGCCTGTCGCAGACATCGGATGATGGCCACCTGAACTTCAAGAAGGGCGAAACCTTCTCCAAGATCTTCAAAGGCATCCATGACCTGGAGCTCAAGTACGGCGATACCGGTGTGTTCGTGCGGGGCAAGTACTGGTACGACTTCGAACTCAAGGACGAAGGCCGCGAGTTCAAGGACATCAGCGACTCCAACCGCAAGGAAGGCGCCAAGTCGTCCGGCGCGGAGCTGCTCGATGCCTTCGTCTACCACAACTATTCCATTGGCGATCAGCCGGGCTCGGTACGCCTGGGCAAGCAGGTGGTCAGCTGGGGTGAAAGTACCTTCATCGGTGGCGGCATCAACTCGATCAACCCGATCGACGTGTCGGCGTTCCGCCGTCCGGGGGCCGAGATCAAGGAAGGCCTGATTCCGGTCAACATGTTCTACATTTCGCAAAGCCTGACCGACAACCTGTCGGCAGAGGCCTTCTACCAGATCGAATGGGACCAGACGGTTGTCGACAACTGCGGCACCTTCTTCTCGCAGCCGGACATCATTGCCGACGGCTGTACGGACAACCTGCGTGTGCTCAACAGCAGCCGTACGGTGCCGGGCGCGGCGCAGCAGTTCCTGGCCAGCCGGGGCGTGAACATCAACGAAGAGGGGGTGATGGTGCGCCGTGGCGCTGACCGCGATGCGCGTGACAGCGGCCAGTTCGGCGTAGCGATGCGCTACATGTTCGAGCCGCTGGACACCGAATTCGGCGCCTATTTCATGAACTACCACAGCCGTGCGCCAATCTTCAGCGCCACAGGTGCACCGCCTTCCGTGTTTGGCGGGTTGAGCGCCCTGCCTGCACAACTGCGTGCGCTGGCACCGCTGATCGTGGCCGGCAATTCCGAGTACTTCGTCGAGTATCCCGAAGATATTCGCCTTTATGGCTTGAGCTTCTCCACCACTTTGCCCACCGGGACCGCCTGGAGCGGCGAACTCAGCTACCGCCCCAACGCACCCGTGCAGCTCAATACCACGGATATCCTGTTCGCCGGGGTCCGTCCGATTGGCGGCGCCTTGAGCAATGCTTCGTTGCTGAGCGGTACGCCAGGGCAGGACCTGCACGGCTATCGCCGCAAGGAAATCACGCAGTTCCAGACCACCCTGACGCACTTCTTCGACCAGGTGATGGGCGCCAGCCGCATGACGGTGGTCGGTGAGGTGGGTATCACTCATGTCGGCGGCCTGGAGAGCGCACACGATACCCGATACGGTCGTGACCCTGTATTCGGCCCCGGCCCGCTGCCATCCACCGGCGGTGCCAATACTTGCCAGGCGCTCAATGCCAGCACCATCGCGGGCGCAGGCGCTGGAGCCTCTACCGCCAACCTGTCTCGCAACTGCGAGAACGATGGCTTTACCACCAGTACTTCCTGGGGTTACCGCGCTCGGGTCATCTGGGACTACAACGACGTTTTCGCCGGGGTCAACCTGAAACCCAGCGTGGCCTGGTCGCATGACGTTTCCGGCTACTCGCCAGGCCCTGGCGCCAACTTCGAGGAAGGCCGCAAGGCGGTCAGCCTGGGCCTCGACGCCGAGTACCAGAACACCTACACGGCAAGCCTGTCGTACACCAACTTCTTCGATGGCGAGTACACCACCGTGGATGACCGTGACTTCGTCGCGCTCAGCTTCGGCGTGAACTTCTAA
- a CDS encoding fatty acid--CoA ligase — translation MLQTRIIKPAEGAYAYPLLIKRLLMSGSRYEKTREIVYRDQLRLTYPQLNERIARLANVLTEAGVKAGDTVAVMDWDSHRYLECMFAIPMIGAVVHTINVRLSPEQILYTMNHAEDRVVLVNSDFVGLYQAIAGQLTTVDKTLLLTDGADKTAELPGLVGEYEQLLAAASPHYAFPDFDENSVATTFYTTGTTGNPKGVYFTHRQLVLHTLAEASVTGSIDSVRLMGSDDVYMPITPMFHVHAWGIPYVATMLGMKQVYPGRYEPEMLVKLWREEKVTFSHCVPTILQMLLNCPTAQGQGFGGWKIIIGGSALNRSLYQAALARGIQLTAAYGMSETCPLISAAHLNDELQAGSEDERVTYRIKAGVPVPLVEAAIVDGDGNFLPADGETQGELVLRAPWLTLGYFKEPEKSEELWQGGWLHTGDVATLDGMGYIDIRDRIKDVIKTGGEWISSLDLEDLISRHPAVREVAVVGVADPQWGERPFALLVVREGQAIDARALKEHLKPFVEQGHINKWAIPSQIAIVTEIPKTSVGKLDKKRIRQDIVQWQASNSAFLSTL, via the coding sequence ATGTTGCAGACCCGCATCATCAAGCCCGCCGAGGGCGCCTATGCCTACCCGCTGCTGATCAAACGCCTGCTGATGTCTGGCAGCCGCTATGAAAAGACTCGCGAAATCGTCTACCGCGACCAGTTGCGGCTGACCTATCCACAGCTCAACGAGCGCATCGCGCGCCTGGCCAACGTGCTGACCGAGGCGGGGGTGAAGGCGGGTGACACCGTGGCCGTGATGGACTGGGACAGCCACCGCTATCTGGAGTGCATGTTCGCCATCCCGATGATCGGTGCGGTTGTGCACACCATCAACGTGCGCCTGTCGCCTGAGCAGATCCTCTACACCATGAACCATGCCGAAGACCGCGTGGTGCTGGTCAACAGCGACTTCGTCGGCCTGTACCAGGCCATTGCCGGGCAATTGACCACTGTCGACAAGACCCTGCTGCTGACCGATGGCGCGGACAAGACCGCCGAGCTGCCCGGGCTGGTCGGCGAATACGAGCAATTGCTGGCCGCCGCCAGCCCGCACTACGCTTTCCCGGATTTCGACGAAAATTCGGTGGCCACCACTTTCTACACCACGGGCACTACCGGTAACCCCAAAGGTGTGTACTTCACCCACCGGCAACTGGTGCTGCACACCCTGGCCGAAGCTTCGGTGACCGGCAGCATCGACAGCGTGCGCCTGATGGGCAGCGACGACGTATACATGCCGATCACCCCGATGTTCCACGTGCACGCCTGGGGCATCCCCTACGTTGCCACCATGCTTGGCATGAAGCAGGTTTACCCGGGGCGCTACGAGCCGGAGATGCTGGTCAAGCTGTGGCGTGAGGAAAAGGTCACGTTCTCCCATTGCGTGCCGACCATCCTGCAGATGCTGCTCAACTGCCCGACCGCCCAGGGGCAAGGCTTCGGCGGCTGGAAGATCATCATTGGCGGCAGCGCGCTCAACCGTTCGCTGTACCAGGCCGCCCTGGCACGCGGCATCCAGCTGACGGCGGCGTATGGCATGTCGGAAACCTGCCCGCTGATTTCCGCCGCCCACCTGAACGACGAGCTGCAGGCCGGCAGCGAGGATGAGCGCGTCACCTATCGCATCAAGGCCGGCGTGCCGGTCCCGCTGGTGGAGGCGGCGATAGTCGACGGCGATGGCAACTTCCTGCCCGCTGACGGCGAAACCCAGGGCGAGTTGGTGCTGCGTGCCCCGTGGCTGACCCTGGGCTATTTCAAGGAACCGGAGAAGAGCGAGGAGCTGTGGCAGGGGGGCTGGCTGCATACCGGTGACGTCGCCACCCTGGACGGCATGGGCTACATCGACATCCGCGACCGCATCAAGGATGTGATCAAGACCGGCGGCGAGTGGATTTCTTCGCTCGATCTGGAAGACCTGATCAGCCGCCACCCGGCCGTGCGCGAAGTGGCCGTGGTGGGGGTGGCCGACCCGCAATGGGGCGAGCGCCCGTTTGCCCTGCTGGTTGTGCGTGAAGGCCAGGCCATCGACGCCAGGGCACTCAAGGAGCACCTCAAGCCCTTTGTCGAGCAAGGGCATATCAATAAATGGGCGATTCCAAGCCAGATCGCCATTGTTACTGAAATTCCCAAGACCAGTGTAGGCAAGCTCGACAAGAAACGCATCCGCCAGGACATCGTCCAGTGGCAGGCCAGCAACAGCGCCTTCCTTTCCACGCTATAA
- a CDS encoding 2-hydroxyacid dehydrogenase yields MPSPRRAVFLDHQSLDLGDLDLSPLKQQFDEFELYAATRPDQVAERLQGAVAVVSNKVMLDAATLAANPQLQLILIAATGTNNVDLAAARAQGITVCNCQGYGTPSVAQHTLALLLALATRLCDYNQAVANGQWAKASQFCLLDFPIVELEGKTLGLLGHGELGGAVARLAEAFGMRVLSGQIPGRPERSDRLPLDELLPHVDALSLHCPLNEHTRHMLGARELAMLKPNALLVNTARGGLIDEQALADALRSGHLGGAATDVLSVEPPINGNPLLEPGIPRLIITPHSAWGAVESRQRIVGQLSENAQAFFAGQPRRVVS; encoded by the coding sequence ATGCCCAGCCCGCGTCGCGCCGTGTTTCTCGATCACCAGTCCCTGGACCTGGGCGATCTCGACCTCTCGCCCTTGAAGCAGCAGTTCGACGAATTCGAGCTCTACGCCGCCACCCGCCCGGACCAGGTCGCCGAACGCCTGCAGGGCGCGGTAGCGGTGGTCAGCAACAAGGTCATGCTCGACGCCGCGACGCTGGCCGCCAACCCGCAACTGCAACTGATCCTGATCGCCGCCACCGGTACCAACAATGTCGACCTGGCGGCGGCCCGTGCCCAAGGCATCACCGTATGCAACTGCCAGGGCTATGGCACACCGTCCGTGGCCCAGCACACCCTCGCCCTGCTGCTGGCACTGGCCACCCGCCTGTGCGACTACAACCAGGCGGTAGCCAACGGCCAATGGGCCAAGGCCAGCCAGTTCTGCCTGCTGGACTTCCCCATCGTCGAACTCGAAGGCAAGACCCTGGGCCTGCTCGGCCACGGCGAGCTGGGCGGCGCGGTGGCGCGGCTGGCCGAAGCCTTTGGCATGCGCGTGTTGAGCGGGCAGATCCCCGGCCGCCCGGAACGCTCCGACCGGCTGCCGCTGGACGAGCTGCTGCCGCACGTCGACGCCCTGAGCCTGCATTGCCCGCTGAACGAGCACACCCGGCACATGCTCGGTGCCCGCGAACTGGCCATGCTCAAGCCCAACGCACTGCTGGTCAACACAGCTCGCGGCGGCCTCATCGACGAGCAGGCGCTGGCCGATGCCCTGCGCAGCGGCCACCTGGGTGGCGCCGCCACTGACGTGCTGAGCGTGGAGCCGCCGATCAACGGCAATCCGCTGCTTGAACCCGGCATTCCGCGCCTGATCATCACCCCGCACAGCGCCTGGGGCGCAGTGGAGTCGCGCCAGCGCATCGTCGGCCAGCTGAGCGAGAACGCCCAGGCCTTCTTCGCCGGGCAGCCGCGCCGCGTGGTCAGCTGA
- a CDS encoding class I SAM-dependent methyltransferase — translation MDPRSEVLLRQAELFQGPLLVAGAPADGLLGQLPQAQAWTWHAGDQGMLESRYAGRSHYGVEPPEVAFDSAVLFLPKSRELAAYLLNALASRLGGRDLYLVGEKRGGIEGAARQLQAFGKPRKLDSARHCQLWQVTIAQAPEAKPLASLAERFELALEDGPLHVVSLPGVFSHGRLDRGTALLLKHLDGLPSGHVLDFGCGAGVLGATVKRRYPQSRVTLLDVDAFAVAASRLTLAANGLEGEVISGDGIDAAPTELSLILSNPPFHSGVHTNYQASENLLKKSAIHLRKGGEMRLVANSFLRYQPLIEGALGNCQVRDEADGFRIYRATRG, via the coding sequence ATGGACCCGCGCAGTGAAGTGTTGCTCCGCCAGGCAGAGCTGTTCCAGGGGCCGCTGCTGGTCGCCGGCGCCCCAGCCGACGGCCTGCTCGGCCAGTTGCCCCAGGCCCAGGCATGGACTTGGCATGCCGGCGATCAGGGCATGCTCGAAAGCCGTTACGCCGGCCGTAGCCACTACGGGGTCGAGCCGCCGGAGGTGGCTTTCGACAGTGCCGTACTGTTCCTGCCCAAGTCCCGCGAACTGGCGGCCTACCTGCTCAATGCCCTGGCATCGCGCCTGGGCGGCCGCGACCTGTACCTGGTCGGCGAGAAACGCGGTGGCATCGAAGGCGCAGCCAGGCAGCTGCAGGCGTTCGGCAAACCGCGCAAACTCGACAGCGCCCGCCATTGCCAGCTGTGGCAAGTAACCATCGCCCAGGCGCCAGAAGCCAAACCCCTGGCAAGCCTGGCCGAACGCTTCGAACTCGCTCTGGAAGACGGCCCGTTGCACGTGGTCAGCCTGCCCGGGGTGTTCAGCCATGGGCGTCTCGATCGCGGTACTGCCCTGCTGCTCAAGCACCTCGATGGCCTGCCGAGCGGGCATGTGCTGGACTTCGGCTGCGGCGCCGGGGTGCTCGGCGCCACGGTCAAACGCCGTTATCCGCAAAGCCGCGTGACACTGCTGGACGTGGATGCCTTCGCCGTGGCCGCCAGCCGCCTGACCCTGGCGGCCAATGGCCTGGAAGGCGAAGTGATCAGCGGCGACGGCATCGACGCGGCACCCACCGAGCTAAGCCTGATCCTGAGCAACCCGCCGTTCCACAGCGGGGTTCACACCAACTACCAGGCCTCGGAAAACCTGCTGAAAAAATCCGCAATTCATCTGCGAAAAGGTGGTGAAATGCGCCTGGTCGCCAACAGCTTCCTGCGCTACCAACCGCTGATCGAAGGTGCGCTGGGCAACTGCCAGGTGCGCGACGAAGCCGACGGGTTTCGCATCTACCGGGCAACACGTGGATAA
- a CDS encoding TMEM165/GDT1 family protein, protein MLESLLVPTAIVALAEIGDKTQLLALILAARFRKPWPIIAGIIAATLANHAAAGAVGAWVGSFFSDSALHWVLAASFTATALWTLVPDKMDDDESPARRFGPFLTTLIAFFLAEIGDKTQVATVMLAAQYPHLIMVIIGTTLGMLIANVPVVLAGNFAADKLPLTLIRRLAATAFFVLAIVAVYSAMKASGWVG, encoded by the coding sequence ATGCTGGAATCTCTGTTGGTCCCCACCGCAATCGTTGCGCTCGCCGAAATTGGTGACAAGACGCAACTGCTCGCGCTCATTCTCGCTGCCCGCTTCCGCAAGCCATGGCCAATCATCGCCGGCATCATCGCGGCGACCCTGGCCAATCATGCTGCGGCCGGTGCCGTGGGAGCGTGGGTCGGCAGCTTCTTCAGCGATTCGGCTTTGCACTGGGTGCTGGCCGCGAGCTTTACCGCCACTGCACTGTGGACCCTGGTGCCGGACAAGATGGATGATGACGAGAGCCCCGCGCGCCGCTTCGGGCCGTTCCTGACGACGCTGATCGCGTTCTTCCTGGCAGAAATCGGTGACAAGACCCAGGTCGCCACGGTGATGCTGGCAGCTCAGTATCCGCACCTGATCATGGTCATCATCGGCACTACCCTGGGCATGCTGATTGCCAACGTACCGGTGGTGCTGGCAGGTAATTTCGCAGCCGACAAACTGCCGCTGACGCTGATCCGTCGCCTGGCGGCGACGGCGTTCTTCGTGCTGGCGATCGTGGCCGTTTATTCGGCGATGAAGGCCAGTGGCTGGGTGGGATAA
- a CDS encoding M48 family metallopeptidase codes for MRKSFVVSLLSAGILLAGCQAVNTTSGGAVGVERQQYMFSMLSADEVNQMYAQSYQQTLGEASSKGVLDKSSADAKRVQAIANRLIAQTPKFRPDAAQWDWQVNVIKSDELNANCGPGGKIIVYTGLIDQLKLTDAEIAAVVGHEIAHALREHSREAMSKAYGVEMARQGAGAIFGLGQSSMALADTVVNYAMTLPNSRANENEADLIGLELSARAGYDPNAAITLWNKMTKASEGAPPEFMSTHPASESRIASLQAAIPKVMPLYQAARK; via the coding sequence ATGCGTAAGTCTTTTGTCGTCAGCCTGTTGAGTGCTGGCATCCTGCTAGCCGGCTGCCAGGCGGTGAATACCACCAGCGGCGGTGCTGTCGGCGTCGAACGCCAGCAATACATGTTCAGCATGCTTTCGGCCGATGAGGTCAACCAGATGTACGCCCAGTCGTACCAGCAGACCCTCGGCGAGGCGTCCAGCAAGGGTGTGCTCGACAAGTCCAGCGCCGATGCCAAGCGCGTGCAGGCCATCGCCAACCGCCTGATCGCTCAGACACCCAAGTTCCGTCCGGACGCCGCGCAGTGGGACTGGCAGGTCAACGTGATCAAGAGCGATGAACTCAACGCCAACTGCGGCCCGGGTGGCAAGATCATCGTTTATACCGGGCTGATCGACCAGCTCAAGCTCACCGACGCGGAAATCGCGGCGGTGGTCGGCCACGAGATCGCCCACGCCTTGCGTGAACACAGCCGCGAGGCAATGTCCAAGGCGTACGGTGTGGAAATGGCCCGCCAGGGTGCTGGTGCCATCTTTGGTCTGGGCCAGAGCAGCATGGCCCTGGCCGACACCGTGGTGAACTATGCCATGACCCTGCCCAACAGCCGGGCCAACGAAAACGAGGCCGACCTGATTGGCCTGGAGCTCTCGGCACGTGCCGGTTACGACCCGAATGCCGCGATCACCCTGTGGAACAAGATGACCAAGGCTTCCGAAGGTGCACCGCCCGAGTTCATGAGCACCCACCCGGCGTCGGAGAGCCGTATCGCTTCGCTGCAGGCGGCGATTCCGAAGGTGATGCCGCTGTATCAGGCGGCCAGGAAGTAA
- a CDS encoding SOS response-associated peptidase → MCGRYALFRWPQALTCLPGFPAGQPAQWNISPGASVLIQRQLDGQLQLAKARWGLTPAWLTDLSRTPAHARAETLAEQPMFRDAFRQRRCLMPANGFYEWRGSVRKRPYWLTPGEGASLYFAAVWEAYPVQDQVWLSCAVVTQAAMNQRRPLILDEAGQAAWLDPGTPLTRLHELLASPSAQLRERALANFVNDPKLDAPECLTPA, encoded by the coding sequence ATGTGTGGACGTTACGCGCTGTTTCGCTGGCCCCAGGCGCTGACCTGCCTACCGGGCTTTCCTGCCGGGCAACCGGCTCAATGGAACATCTCGCCCGGAGCTTCGGTGCTGATCCAGCGCCAGTTGGACGGCCAGTTGCAACTGGCCAAGGCGCGCTGGGGGCTGACCCCGGCCTGGCTCACCGACCTGTCCCGCACCCCTGCCCATGCCCGCGCCGAGACGCTGGCCGAACAGCCGATGTTTCGCGATGCGTTCCGCCAGCGGCGCTGCCTGATGCCGGCCAACGGTTTCTACGAATGGCGTGGCAGTGTGCGCAAGCGCCCGTATTGGTTGACCCCAGGGGAGGGCGCATCGCTATACTTCGCCGCCGTGTGGGAGGCTTACCCGGTGCAGGACCAAGTGTGGCTGAGCTGTGCAGTGGTGACCCAGGCGGCAATGAACCAGCGCCGGCCGCTGATCCTGGACGAAGCAGGGCAGGCGGCCTGGCTTGACCCGGGCACGCCACTGACGCGCCTGCACGAGCTGCTGGCCAGCCCGTCGGCACAGTTGCGTGAGCGGGCATTGGCCAACTTTGTCAATGATCCGAAGCTGGACGCCCCGGAGTGCCTGACCCCGGCCTGA
- a CDS encoding putative signal transducing protein yields the protein MQRIYEPESLLEAEMLAGMLASEGVEVHVVGRDLVGAAGELPLQGLLGLAVVDEQAEYARQLIDAYNDAQPLVGDEPESFPGTLIC from the coding sequence ATGCAGCGCATCTACGAACCGGAAAGCCTGCTCGAGGCGGAAATGCTGGCGGGTATGCTCGCCAGCGAAGGGGTCGAGGTGCACGTGGTTGGCCGTGACCTGGTTGGTGCCGCCGGTGAACTGCCCCTGCAAGGCCTGTTGGGGCTGGCTGTGGTCGATGAGCAGGCCGAATACGCACGACAGCTGATCGATGCGTACAATGACGCCCAGCCACTGGTTGGCGACGAACCGGAGAGTTTCCCCGGTACCTTGATCTGCTAG
- a CDS encoding CPXCG motif-containing cysteine-rich protein has product MLETDFYDCPYCGERVETTVDLSAGDQVYTEDCQVCCQPVVCILQVHGDEWLLEVRREDDT; this is encoded by the coding sequence ATGCTGGAAACCGACTTCTACGATTGCCCTTATTGTGGCGAACGGGTGGAAACTACCGTCGACCTGTCTGCTGGCGACCAGGTCTATACCGAGGATTGCCAGGTGTGTTGCCAGCCTGTGGTGTGCATTCTGCAGGTGCATGGTGACGAATGGTTGCTCGAAGTCCGCCGTGAGGATGACACCTGA
- a CDS encoding 1-acyl-sn-glycerol-3-phosphate acyltransferase, with the protein MMGEFDAIRPYDDAEVPAVLARLLSDPAFLDILTHFRFPRAAGALGWLLKPLIARRLRKEFAGVTCVSTLQDKVEYYVDQTIDRATDGVTYSGVEQLKAGTAYLFLANHRDIVMDPAFVNYAVYHAGLPTPRIAIGDNLLQKPFVSDMMRLNKSFIVHRSISGRREKLAAYQLLSAYINHSIRNDVTSIWIAQAEGRAKDGDDRTDSAILKMFHMSRKDEPFGAVIQSLNLTPVSISYEYDPCDQAKARELYIRATTGTYKKAPGEDDNSIAKGITGYKGRVHINFAPPVTEYYEDTKQLAAEIDRQILGGYRLFPVHYLAYAMWDGKDESLQVPNAEKVFPADELARAREEWQRRLEACPEEQRPYLVLQYATPVRNQYQVRQQASVA; encoded by the coding sequence ATGATGGGCGAATTCGATGCCATCCGACCGTACGACGACGCTGAGGTCCCTGCCGTTCTGGCACGCCTGCTCAGCGACCCGGCATTCCTCGATATCCTCACGCACTTCCGCTTCCCGCGTGCGGCCGGCGCCCTGGGCTGGCTGCTCAAGCCGCTGATCGCCCGCCGCCTGCGCAAGGAATTCGCCGGTGTTACCTGTGTCTCGACCTTGCAGGACAAAGTCGAGTACTACGTCGACCAGACCATCGATCGCGCTACCGACGGCGTCACCTACTCTGGCGTCGAGCAGCTCAAGGCCGGCACTGCCTATCTGTTCCTGGCCAACCACCGCGACATCGTCATGGACCCGGCCTTCGTCAACTACGCGGTGTACCACGCTGGCCTGCCCACGCCGCGCATCGCCATCGGTGACAACCTGCTGCAGAAACCCTTTGTCAGCGACATGATGCGCCTGAACAAGAGCTTCATCGTGCACCGTTCTATCAGTGGGCGGCGCGAGAAACTGGCCGCCTACCAGTTGCTTTCGGCGTACATCAACCACTCGATCCGCAACGACGTTACGTCGATCTGGATCGCCCAGGCCGAAGGCCGTGCCAAGGACGGTGACGATCGCACCGATTCGGCGATCCTCAAGATGTTCCACATGAGCCGCAAGGACGAACCGTTCGGCGCAGTGATCCAGAGCCTGAACCTGACGCCGGTGTCGATCAGCTACGAATACGACCCGTGCGACCAGGCCAAGGCCCGCGAGCTCTATATCCGCGCCACCACCGGCACCTACAAGAAGGCACCGGGCGAGGACGACAACAGCATCGCCAAGGGTATTACCGGCTACAAAGGCAGGGTACATATCAATTTCGCCCCACCGGTGACCGAGTACTACGAGGACACCAAGCAACTGGCCGCGGAAATCGACCGTCAGATCCTCGGTGGCTACCGGCTGTTCCCGGTCCATTACCTGGCGTATGCGATGTGGGACGGCAAGGATGAGTCGTTGCAGGTGCCGAATGCCGAAAAGGTATTCCCGGCTGATGAACTGGCCCGCGCCAGGGAGGAATGGCAACGCCGCCTGGAGGCTTGCCCTGAAGAGCAGCGGCCGTACCTGGTGTTGCAGTATGCGACGCCGGTGCGTAACCAGTATCAGGTCAGGCAGCAGGCATCGGTTGCCTGA